A stretch of Corvus hawaiiensis isolate bCorHaw1 chromosome 8, bCorHaw1.pri.cur, whole genome shotgun sequence DNA encodes these proteins:
- the CISD1 gene encoding CDGSH iron-sulfur domain-containing protein 1, translating into MGPGQNSALRVEWIAAVSLAAGAAAVGYLAYKKFLSKDKCCKAMVNPHIQKDNPKIVHAFDMEDLGDKAVYCRCWRSKKFPLCDGSHTKHNEETGDNVGPLIIKRKEA; encoded by the exons ATGGGGCCGGGACAGAACAGCGCCTTGCGGG TTGAATGGATTGCTGCAGTGTCCttagctgctggagcagctgctgttggaTATCTAGCTTACAAAAAATTTCTCTCTAAAGACAAATGCTGCAAAGCAATGGTGAATCCCCATATCCAGAAGGATAACCCCAAGATAGTCCATGCCTTTGATATGGAAGATCTGGGAGACAAGGCTGTGTACTGTCGTTGTTGGAGGTCTAAGAAG ttcccACTGTGTGATGGCTCTCACACAAAGCACAACGAGGAAACTGGCGACAACGTTGGGCCTCTGATCATCAAGAGGAAGGAGGCGTAG